Proteins encoded in a region of the Zea mays cultivar B73 chromosome 2, Zm-B73-REFERENCE-NAM-5.0, whole genome shotgun sequence genome:
- the LOC100274437 gene encoding Ribosomal protein L22p/L17e-like → MASAAVLRNAGSRRLFSYPTLRAAAISGPAVLPDAPVAASVAAQPPPLAWTLWAMSMATFTRTKPHVNVGTLGHVDHGKTSLTAAITKGISTTRNLLADDAMVPISSPLTPPLGDSEETDKKGAVVKRLKVQAIKKDIKQSPKKVNLVAKLVRGMRVEDALLQLQVTVKRAAKTVYQVIHSARANASHNHGLDPDKLIVEEAFVGKGLFLKRVSYHARGRSGIMVRPRCRLTVVVREATAEEEAKIAKLRVSNYKKLTRKEQQLMPHRLIEVSPRWIRKRKAEAGATA, encoded by the exons ATGGCTTCCGCCGCGGTGCTCCGGAACGCCGGATCTCGCCGCCTCTTCTCCTACCCCACCCTCCGTGCTGCTGCAATCTCGGGACCCGCCGTGCTACCAGATGCGCCCGTGGCGGCGTcggtggcggcccagccgcccccgctGGCCTGGACACTCTGGGCGATGTCCATGGCCACCTTCACACGCAC GAAGCCCCATGTGAACGTCGGCACCCTTGGGCACGTCGATCACGGCAAAACCAGTCTCACTGCCGCTATTACCAAG GGAATATCAACTACAAGGAATTTGCTTGCAGATGATGCTATGGTGCCTATCTCCTCTCCTTTGACTCCTCCACTAGGTGACAGTGAAGAAACTGACAAAAAGGGGGCTGTGGTAAAACGCCTAAAGGTCCAAGCCATAAAAAAAGATATCAAACAG AGTCCCAAGAAGGTGAATCTAGTAGCAAAGCTGGTTCGAGGTATGCGTGTAGAAGATGCCCTACTGCAGCTGCAAGTGACTGTTAAAAGGGCTGCCAAAACCGTTTACCAG GTGATCCATTCTGCTCGGGCCAATGCATCTCACAACCATGGATTGGATCCTGATAAGCTCATTGTTG AGGAGGCCTTTGTGGGAAAGGGACTTTTCCTGAAGAGAGTGTCTTACCATGCCAGAGGGAGGTCCGGCATTATGGTGCGACCAAGGTGCAGACTGACAGTGGTGGTTAGAGAAGCTACAGCTGAGGAGGAGGCAAAGATCGCCAAACTCAGGGTGAGCAACTACAAGAAGCTGACCAGGAAGGAGCAGCAGCTTATGCCTCACAGGCTCATCGAGGTTAGCCCGAGGTGGATTCGCAAGAGGAAAGCGGAGGCTGGTGCTACGGCGTAG